The Methylomusa anaerophila genome has a segment encoding these proteins:
- a CDS encoding EAL domain-containing protein — MRFGDLKIAHKLLCFFLLIVVFLISVGYVGYFVSQSMSDSMQIMYQKRMQPMHILDECRAQNKEAQVITQALLLIPMNKADQNNLLTRGLERFNAIDSLLIKYEGLVTGEIEKQWLAELWNEMTLYRIERQDAINIALTGNQFAAYEQYLKKALLHLDNSDALLQVMADHNAALAESQYIEGYWLAAWSNPTIVFISLVCVILALILGWMLNRIITQPLNNMLIVVEEVAAGNYSGLAGYVPVCSQDEIGKLSQGFYKMSHALQKYFSELAEKNQQIYAFAYQDALTGLPNRRQFIDRMEILLREGEAENRGIAVLFIDLDSFKDINDTLGHNTGDGLLIAVAGRLALSLPEADTVARLGGDEFTIIFSHNAARQKVTELAQKILAAFLKPFSVSNNAFYITASIGISMCPHDGNNVDALLRAADTAMYAAKRRGKNNFQYYTEEMHEAISRRMILEKHLRTALQEEQLKMYYQPKVDPFSGQITGMEALIRWHDSELGEVSPAEFIPIAEETGLIIPLGAWVLRTVCRQNMKWQQEGVAFLRVAVNLSPRQFHQQQLVEQIIDILHETGLESKYLELEITEGALMDKTDETMNVLRQMKEIGIFISIDDFGTGYSSLEYLKQFPIDCLKIDKTFIDEINKQSMQSNIAQVIITLGNSLNLKVVAEGVETAEQLDFLKNHRCDEVQGYYFYHPLPIQDFEQLMRSKRGNGCQATLLQ, encoded by the coding sequence ATGCGTTTCGGAGATTTGAAAATAGCCCATAAACTGCTCTGTTTTTTTCTATTAATTGTAGTATTTTTGATCAGTGTAGGATATGTGGGATATTTTGTGAGTCAAAGTATGTCGGACAGTATGCAGATCATGTATCAAAAAAGGATGCAGCCCATGCATATTTTGGACGAATGTCGCGCCCAGAATAAAGAAGCCCAAGTTATAACTCAGGCCTTACTCCTTATCCCCATGAATAAGGCGGACCAAAACAACTTATTGACCCGCGGCCTGGAACGTTTTAATGCAATAGACAGTCTGCTCATTAAGTATGAAGGACTGGTGACAGGAGAAATAGAAAAACAGTGGCTGGCTGAACTGTGGAATGAGATGACGTTATACCGGATTGAACGCCAGGACGCCATTAATATCGCCCTGACCGGCAATCAGTTTGCCGCGTATGAGCAATACCTGAAAAAAGCCCTATTGCATTTGGACAATTCGGATGCCCTGCTGCAGGTGATGGCCGACCATAACGCGGCCCTGGCGGAAAGTCAATATATAGAAGGATATTGGCTGGCGGCATGGTCGAATCCCACAATTGTTTTCATATCTTTAGTTTGTGTTATACTGGCCTTGATTTTGGGGTGGATGTTAAACAGAATTATCACTCAGCCCTTAAATAACATGCTGATCGTGGTGGAAGAGGTGGCGGCAGGTAATTATTCAGGTCTGGCCGGCTATGTGCCTGTCTGCTCTCAGGACGAGATCGGCAAGCTGTCGCAGGGTTTTTACAAAATGTCACACGCTCTCCAAAAATACTTTAGCGAGTTAGCAGAGAAAAATCAACAAATTTATGCCTTTGCTTACCAAGATGCGTTAACCGGTTTACCAAATCGACGGCAGTTTATTGACCGGATGGAGATATTGCTGCGAGAGGGTGAAGCGGAAAACCGGGGAATTGCTGTCTTGTTTATTGATCTCGACAGTTTCAAAGACATTAATGATACCCTCGGCCATAATACGGGCGACGGACTATTGATTGCTGTTGCCGGACGGCTGGCTTTGTCCTTGCCTGAGGCTGATACTGTCGCCCGGCTGGGGGGAGATGAATTTACTATAATTTTTTCCCATAACGCCGCCCGACAAAAGGTAACAGAGTTGGCGCAAAAGATCCTGGCGGCGTTTTTAAAGCCTTTTTCCGTGAGCAACAACGCATTTTATATCACTGCAAGTATTGGTATCAGTATGTGCCCGCATGACGGTAACAATGTTGACGCCCTGCTGCGGGCTGCCGATACGGCAATGTATGCCGCCAAACGGCGGGGTAAAAACAACTTTCAATACTATACCGAGGAAATGCATGAAGCCATATCGCGCCGGATGATTCTCGAAAAGCACCTTAGAACAGCCCTGCAGGAAGAACAGCTTAAAATGTATTATCAGCCGAAAGTTGACCCTTTTTCCGGACAAATCACTGGCATGGAAGCCTTGATCCGGTGGCATGACAGCGAGCTGGGCGAGGTTTCTCCCGCCGAGTTCATTCCCATCGCTGAAGAAACAGGATTAATCATTCCGCTGGGAGCCTGGGTGTTGCGCACCGTATGCCGGCAGAATATGAAATGGCAGCAGGAGGGAGTGGCCTTTTTGCGGGTTGCGGTAAATTTATCTCCTCGCCAATTTCATCAGCAACAATTGGTGGAGCAGATTATAGATATCTTACACGAAACCGGACTTGAATCCAAGTATTTGGAACTTGAGATTACGGAAGGCGCTTTGATGGACAAAACGGATGAGACCATGAATGTGCTCAGACAGATGAAAGAAATCGGCATTTTTATATCGATTGACGATTTTGGCACAGGCTATTCTTCCCTTGAGTATTTGAAGCAGTTTCCCATTGATTGCCTAAAGATTGACAAGACATTTATTGATGAGATTAATAAGCAATCGATGCAGTCTAATATTGCCCAGGTCATCATCACCTTAGGGAACAGTCTCAATCTTAAAGTGGTGGCCGAAGGGGTTGAGACGGCGGAACAGCTTGATTTTTTAAAAAATCATCGCTGTGATGAGGTGCAAGGGTATTATTTTTATCATCCCCTGCCCATCCAGGATTTTGAGCAGCTTATGCGGAGCAAGCGTGGCAATGGCTGTCAGGCGACCCTGCTGCAGTGA
- the aroF gene encoding 3-deoxy-7-phosphoheptulonate synthase, producing MVIVMSPEATERQIEQVVERVHETGLKTNIVVGQSRTIIGLIGDKRVIMSLAVEALDGVEKALPITSGYKLVSREFHPESSIVNVGGVTIGGKSLVVMAGPCAVESREQLLESAEIVRAAGAQFLRGGAFKPRTSPYSFQGLEAKGLEYLAEARAKTGLKIVTEVMDISSVDLVAQYADMLQIGARNMQNFQLLRAVGRSGKPILLKRGIAATIDEWLHAAEYIVNEGNSQVVLCERGIRTYENYTRNTLDLSAVAAIKHLSHLPIIVDPSHGTGRWRMVRPMAMAAVAAGADGLMIEVHPDPAAALSDGPQSLNPVNYASLMADVRELSVFLANR from the coding sequence ATGGTAATTGTTATGAGTCCCGAAGCCACAGAAAGGCAAATTGAACAAGTGGTTGAGCGGGTGCATGAAACCGGATTAAAAACTAACATCGTGGTAGGTCAGTCGCGGACAATCATTGGACTCATCGGCGATAAACGGGTAATTATGTCCTTGGCTGTGGAGGCACTGGACGGGGTGGAAAAAGCGCTGCCGATCACTTCCGGTTATAAACTGGTCAGCAGGGAGTTTCACCCTGAATCTTCGATTGTAAATGTCGGCGGAGTCACTATCGGCGGTAAATCTCTTGTCGTAATGGCAGGGCCCTGTGCAGTGGAAAGCCGGGAACAACTACTCGAATCAGCTGAAATTGTCCGGGCGGCAGGAGCGCAATTTTTGCGGGGAGGAGCTTTCAAGCCAAGGACGTCGCCATACTCGTTTCAAGGTCTGGAGGCAAAAGGACTGGAATATCTGGCTGAAGCCCGCGCCAAAACCGGCTTAAAAATTGTTACGGAAGTGATGGACATCAGTTCGGTGGATTTAGTGGCTCAATATGCCGATATGCTGCAAATTGGCGCACGAAATATGCAAAACTTCCAATTGTTGCGGGCTGTTGGGCGCTCAGGCAAACCAATCCTTTTAAAGCGGGGCATTGCGGCGACCATTGACGAATGGCTGCACGCCGCCGAGTATATCGTTAACGAGGGTAATTCCCAGGTCGTATTGTGCGAACGGGGAATCCGCACCTACGAGAATTATACCCGTAACACCCTCGACTTGAGTGCAGTGGCTGCCATTAAGCATTTGAGCCACCTGCCGATTATTGTCGACCCCAGCCATGGAACCGGCCGGTGGCGCATGGTGCGGCCGATGGCAATGGCAGCAGTGGCGGCAGGGGCGGACGGCCTCATGATTGAAGTCCACCCCGACCCGGCAGCGGCTCTGTCTGACGGCCCCCAATCCCTTAATCCGGTAAATTACGCGTCTTTGATGGCGGATGTGCGTGAGTTGTCAGTGTTTTTGGCAAATAGATAA
- the pheA gene encoding prephenate dehydratase translates to MAIACEQTAIERLIGYLGPQGTYSEEVALNIYRGEFGRFVPYNSICAAIQGVEGGEISECLVPIENSLEGSVNITMDTLAHEVDLAITREIVWSIRHSLLLKSGTKDVKTIISHPQALAQCRQYLSRQYPNAELKSVASTAEAVYLVASGVKGGAAIGSRRAGEIYSLTSVDDDIQDNPNNCTRFVALSRTPVNPGGQNCKTSLVCKIQGDRPGSLCDILQEFAARGVNLTRIESRPARAGLGMYIFFFDMEGSMEDDHVKTAVNAVKAKCQWFKNFGSYSVYNRLS, encoded by the coding sequence ATGGCTATTGCCTGCGAGCAGACAGCAATTGAACGGCTGATCGGGTATCTTGGTCCGCAAGGTACCTACAGCGAAGAAGTGGCTCTTAATATCTATCGCGGTGAATTCGGGAGATTTGTGCCTTATAACAGCATTTGCGCGGCAATACAGGGGGTGGAGGGCGGCGAGATTTCGGAATGCCTGGTGCCAATTGAAAACTCTCTGGAAGGTTCAGTCAACATTACCATGGATACGCTGGCCCATGAAGTAGACCTGGCAATTACCAGGGAAATTGTCTGGTCTATTCGGCACAGTCTGCTGCTGAAAAGCGGCACCAAGGATGTGAAAACCATTATTTCCCATCCGCAGGCGTTGGCCCAATGCCGGCAATATTTGTCCCGTCAATATCCCAATGCGGAATTAAAGTCGGTGGCGAGCACCGCGGAAGCTGTTTATCTGGTGGCCAGCGGTGTCAAAGGCGGTGCGGCAATCGGCAGCCGGCGGGCGGGAGAGATCTATAGTCTTACCTCTGTAGACGACGACATCCAAGACAATCCCAACAACTGCACCCGCTTCGTTGCCTTAAGCAGGACGCCGGTGAATCCGGGCGGACAAAATTGTAAAACTTCTCTGGTCTGTAAAATACAAGGTGATCGTCCCGGCAGCTTATGTGACATTTTGCAGGAATTTGCCGCAAGAGGAGTAAACCTGACCCGGATAGAATCCCGGCCGGCCCGTGCCGGGCTGGGGATGTATATATTCTTTTTTGATATGGAAGGGAGCATGGAAGACGATCACGTTAAAACAGCTGTAAACGCAGTAAAGGCAAAATGTCAGTGGTTCAAAAATTTCGGATCGTATTCTGTATACAACCGCTTATCCTAA
- a CDS encoding NADH peroxidase, producing the protein MKKFVCTICGYVHEGDAAPDVCPLCKAPADKFIEQGAAALNWADEHRIGVAAGVDSQVVEGLKMNFMGECTEIGMYLAMSRQADREGYPEVAAAYKRIAFEEAEHAAKFAELLGEVVFPSTKKNLELRVEAEYGACQGKLGLAKRAKELGLDTIHDTVHEMCKDEARHGAAFKGLLDRYF; encoded by the coding sequence ATGAAAAAATTTGTATGTACCATCTGTGGCTATGTTCATGAAGGAGATGCGGCGCCGGATGTATGCCCGCTGTGCAAGGCGCCGGCAGACAAATTTATCGAGCAAGGCGCTGCCGCCTTAAACTGGGCTGATGAACACAGAATCGGCGTTGCTGCCGGTGTTGATTCCCAGGTGGTCGAAGGGCTCAAAATGAACTTTATGGGTGAGTGTACTGAAATCGGCATGTATCTGGCTATGAGCCGGCAAGCTGACCGGGAAGGTTATCCGGAAGTAGCCGCGGCTTACAAACGAATAGCTTTTGAAGAAGCCGAACATGCCGCTAAATTCGCCGAACTTTTAGGCGAAGTGGTCTTCCCTTCAACCAAAAAGAACTTGGAACTGAGAGTGGAAGCGGAATATGGCGCCTGCCAAGGCAAGCTTGGTCTTGCCAAACGGGCGAAAGAACTTGGCCTGGATACTATCCATGACACCGTCCACGAAATGTGTAAAGATGAAGCTCGTCATGGGGCAGCCTTTAAGGGACTTTTGGACCGTTATTTCTAA
- a CDS encoding HD-GYP domain-containing protein: MGAKWVNVREISPGQVLGDSVCANMGKVLLSKGACLTTRSIQLLQNWGVIQVLIENYSDDASNAGDTGDTGIVENIVQTIDADKAKAFLEIDKKIDQLLINVDSVFDSVPKYRTIPLKPLQEISHSIFSELLEKNGLAERVITRNFDEDDDFKVHAVVVASLTAIISREMGFNHEQIIQATLAGLIHDIGRLIPSPTGRTSQSEHIENAAILLKKTIGIPKEIVLGVLQHHEKMDGTGIPMGYSAERIHPYARIIAVADFFHNLTCRTRKIDSFYTLDILRDEMFSSLDPEITQIFIRKVRDALMNTGVVLNDGRRALVTYFHSNDSRFPIVRTLAGEVVDLGKSPNIRIERFDNG, from the coding sequence GTGGGCGCAAAATGGGTAAACGTTAGAGAAATTTCACCTGGCCAGGTCCTGGGGGACTCTGTCTGTGCTAATATGGGAAAAGTGCTGTTGAGTAAAGGCGCCTGCCTGACCACCCGCTCCATCCAATTATTGCAGAATTGGGGCGTCATTCAAGTCCTTATTGAAAATTATTCCGACGACGCCAGCAACGCCGGCGATACCGGCGATACCGGCATTGTTGAGAATATTGTCCAGACTATTGACGCAGATAAAGCTAAGGCTTTTTTGGAAATTGACAAAAAAATCGACCAGTTGCTTATTAATGTTGATAGCGTTTTTGATTCAGTACCCAAATACAGAACCATTCCGCTTAAACCTTTGCAAGAAATATCCCACAGTATTTTTTCCGAGCTTTTAGAAAAGAACGGACTGGCGGAAAGGGTAATTACCCGTAATTTTGACGAAGATGACGATTTTAAGGTGCATGCTGTCGTTGTTGCCAGTTTGACTGCTATCATTAGCCGCGAGATGGGCTTTAACCATGAGCAAATAATACAGGCTACTTTGGCCGGCCTGATACATGATATCGGCAGGCTTATCCCTTCGCCCACCGGACGAACCAGCCAGTCGGAACATATTGAAAATGCCGCAATCTTGTTGAAAAAAACCATAGGCATACCCAAGGAAATTGTTTTAGGAGTTTTGCAGCATCACGAAAAGATGGATGGAACAGGTATACCGATGGGCTATTCGGCGGAAAGAATTCATCCTTATGCCAGGATCATTGCTGTTGCCGATTTTTTTCATAATCTCACTTGCCGAACCAGGAAGATTGATTCATTCTACACTCTTGACATACTGCGCGATGAAATGTTTTCCAGTCTTGATCCGGAAATTACCCAGATTTTTATTAGAAAAGTCCGGGATGCCTTGATGAATACGGGGGTTGTGTTAAATGACGGACGCCGCGCACTGGTGACATACTTCCACAGCAATGATTCACGTTTTCCCATAGTAAGGACATTGGCAGGTGAAGTAGTGGATCTGGGAAAAAGCCCCAATATCAGAATCGAAAGATTCGACAATGGGTGA
- a CDS encoding N-acetylglucosamine kinase gives MQWLLGVDGGGSKTVAYAGDPAGNIIGRVEAGPANYHIIGLDQFKQVVNGIVETVCKTYNLRQDKLIIISLGLAGADSHCDGVKLRRALSELGLNCRCLIVNDAVAALTAGLGKPEGIVLISGTGSIAYGVNNRGEIFRAGGWGHLVSDEGSGYFIGRQALARSIKAQEGRDIPTCLLADIISHLKLYDFSQLIGYLYHPDTIKANIAALARVVAAAAAKGDKMAIEILSDAGRDLAELVKSLFRKGFAADCGQGAAEVVVYGSILQNVSPVRERVVKELTGLAHVSVGKDEPAMGALKLAYHIPAGENNRTDL, from the coding sequence ATGCAGTGGCTCCTCGGAGTCGACGGCGGCGGCAGTAAAACTGTCGCTTACGCCGGTGATCCGGCAGGCAATATAATTGGACGGGTGGAAGCAGGCCCTGCCAATTACCATATAATTGGTCTCGATCAGTTTAAACAGGTAGTAAACGGCATTGTCGAAACTGTGTGTAAGACCTACAATCTGCGGCAAGATAAGCTTATTATCATAAGTTTGGGACTGGCAGGAGCCGACTCTCATTGCGACGGGGTGAAACTGCGAAGGGCGTTAAGTGAGCTGGGCTTGAACTGCCGCTGTCTTATCGTCAACGACGCGGTTGCCGCTTTAACAGCCGGTCTGGGTAAACCGGAAGGAATTGTTCTCATCAGCGGGACAGGCTCCATTGCCTACGGCGTTAACAATCGCGGCGAAATCTTCCGGGCTGGTGGCTGGGGGCATTTGGTGAGTGATGAGGGCAGCGGTTATTTTATTGGCAGGCAGGCATTGGCAAGAAGCATAAAAGCGCAGGAGGGGCGAGATATCCCCACCTGCTTGTTGGCCGACATCATCAGCCATCTTAAATTGTATGACTTTTCCCAATTGATCGGCTATTTATATCATCCTGATACCATAAAAGCAAATATCGCCGCCTTAGCCAGGGTAGTTGCCGCAGCCGCAGCCAAGGGCGATAAAATGGCAATTGAAATATTGTCTGATGCAGGCCGGGACTTGGCTGAACTGGTTAAATCGCTGTTCCGTAAAGGTTTTGCCGCTGATTGCGGCCAGGGAGCAGCCGAAGTCGTTGTTTACGGAAGCATACTGCAAAATGTTTCTCCGGTAAGAGAGCGGGTTGTCAAAGAACTGACGGGGCTGGCGCACGTGAGTGTCGGCAAAGACGAACCGGCTATGGGAGCTCTTAAGCTGGCTTATCATATTCCGGCAGGGGAGAATAACAGGACTGATTTGTAA
- a CDS encoding Nramp family divalent metal transporter, translating to MLTQLPRPKPFHPPDIRAREFLKFLGPGILVTVGFIDPGNWASNIAAGSDYGYRLLWMVTLSTIMLVVLQHNVAHLGIATGYCLSEAATAYLPRWLSRLILATAMGAAVATALAEILGMAIALNILFAIPIPLGSVAAAFASGSLLWASSYRYLEKWIAGFVSIVGISFLFELSLIHVDWPQATASWVIPAVPPGSLPIIMSVLGAVVMPHNLFLHSEIIQSRQWNLENEEIINRQLKFEFTDTLFSMIIGWAINSAMIIVAAATFYQFGIHISTLEQAEGMLRPLIGGTASTVFAVALLFAGFSSTSTAGMAGGSIFAGLFHEPYNIKDPHSRWGVLITYIAAVLIIFFVANPFNGLVFSQMMLSVQLPVTIFLQIYLTSSPAVMGKYANNLRLKATLLIIGGIVSFLNLWLLADFLLH from the coding sequence TTGTTAACACAATTACCCAGACCCAAACCTTTTCACCCGCCTGACATTAGAGCCCGGGAGTTTCTGAAATTCTTAGGACCGGGTATTTTAGTTACCGTGGGGTTCATCGACCCCGGAAACTGGGCGTCAAATATTGCGGCCGGATCCGATTACGGTTATAGACTCCTCTGGATGGTCACTCTCTCAACCATAATGCTGGTTGTATTGCAGCATAATGTGGCTCATCTGGGTATAGCAACAGGTTACTGCCTCTCGGAAGCAGCCACGGCGTACTTGCCCCGTTGGCTTTCCCGCCTTATCCTGGCCACAGCCATGGGCGCCGCGGTTGCTACCGCGTTGGCGGAAATACTGGGAATGGCTATCGCGTTAAATATCCTGTTTGCCATCCCCATCCCGCTAGGGTCGGTTGCGGCCGCTTTTGCATCCGGCTCCTTATTATGGGCAAGTTCTTACCGGTACCTGGAAAAATGGATAGCAGGCTTTGTCTCCATCGTTGGCATTTCTTTTTTATTTGAACTCAGTCTGATCCATGTGGATTGGCCGCAAGCAACGGCAAGCTGGGTAATCCCTGCCGTTCCCCCGGGAAGTCTCCCCATCATTATGAGTGTGTTGGGAGCAGTGGTTATGCCCCACAATCTGTTCTTGCATTCGGAAATCATTCAAAGCCGGCAGTGGAACCTGGAAAACGAAGAAATCATTAACCGGCAGTTAAAATTTGAGTTTACCGATACTTTGTTTTCCATGATAATCGGCTGGGCAATCAACAGTGCTATGATTATTGTTGCCGCCGCCACATTTTATCAGTTCGGCATTCATATCAGCACTCTTGAACAGGCGGAGGGAATGCTGCGGCCCCTTATTGGCGGCACAGCATCCACGGTTTTTGCCGTAGCTCTCTTATTTGCCGGATTTTCTTCCACGAGTACCGCCGGTATGGCTGGCGGCAGCATTTTCGCCGGCCTTTTCCATGAGCCCTATAACATTAAAGATCCTCATAGCCGGTGGGGAGTATTAATTACATACATTGCCGCGGTTCTCATAATTTTCTTCGTCGCCAACCCTTTTAACGGACTGGTTTTCTCGCAAATGATGCTAAGCGTCCAGCTGCCGGTTACTATTTTTCTCCAGATTTATCTAACTTCGTCTCCCGCCGTCATGGGCAAGTACGCCAACAATCTTAGACTTAAAGCAACCCTCCTGATTATCGGCGGCATTGTGAGTTTTTTGAATCTGTGGCTGTTGGCGGATTTCCTGCTTCACTAA
- a CDS encoding ATPase, translated as MAKGKIRHLFSGGHTPDGFYSFYHSLIPIPGNRIFIVKGGPGTGKAKFMRKMGEALAGEGSDVEYHHCSSNNNLLDGVVLPELQVAFIDGAIPYIFDMENTGGVDEIIYLGEFWDENNQLLNKDQVLAHNSEIRNSFRRAHRMLRAAKAIYDDWEAIHTRAMDFATANGKASDLVNDIFFGLRANGAGKVRRLFASAITGNGPVHYLETSVWRTAKCYVIKGAPGTGKSTVVQKLIEAAVVRGLDVEVFYCPLDPEKPEHLVIPAISVAVTTAITPHNQIPDKPAAVIDMNDCLNKTDVEKYDTNTAYDRRYFWELFEQAISCIRLAKKLQDDLETCHIPGNNFDGIQAVWEKTLARVLAYRK; from the coding sequence ATGGCCAAGGGAAAAATTCGGCATTTGTTTTCCGGCGGGCATACACCGGACGGTTTTTATTCTTTTTATCATTCTTTAATTCCCATACCAGGCAACCGGATTTTTATCGTAAAAGGAGGACCCGGGACCGGCAAAGCCAAATTCATGCGCAAGATGGGAGAAGCCCTGGCTGGCGAAGGCTCTGATGTGGAGTATCACCACTGCTCAAGTAACAACAACTTGCTGGATGGTGTAGTGTTGCCGGAATTGCAGGTTGCTTTTATTGATGGCGCCATTCCGTATATTTTTGACATGGAAAACACGGGCGGTGTAGATGAAATAATTTATTTGGGAGAGTTTTGGGACGAAAATAACCAGCTTCTGAATAAGGACCAAGTCCTGGCTCATAACAGCGAGATCAGGAATAGCTTCCGGCGGGCGCACCGCATGCTCCGGGCAGCCAAAGCCATCTATGATGATTGGGAAGCTATCCATACAAGAGCCATGGATTTTGCCACCGCCAATGGTAAGGCAAGTGACCTGGTTAACGACATTTTTTTTGGCCTGCGGGCCAATGGCGCCGGCAAAGTGCGGCGGCTCTTTGCTTCAGCCATTACCGGTAACGGCCCGGTTCACTATCTGGAAACGTCGGTGTGGCGTACCGCTAAATGCTATGTGATTAAAGGAGCCCCGGGAACAGGTAAGAGTACAGTAGTGCAGAAGCTGATTGAAGCGGCGGTTGTGAGGGGTCTGGATGTTGAAGTCTTCTATTGCCCGCTGGATCCGGAAAAGCCGGAGCATTTGGTGATTCCTGCCATATCTGTAGCTGTTACAACTGCTATTACCCCGCATAACCAAATTCCGGATAAACCGGCGGCTGTGATTGATATGAACGATTGTCTGAACAAGACCGATGTTGAAAAATATGACACCAATACCGCCTATGACCGAAGATATTTCTGGGAGCTGTTTGAACAAGCCATATCATGTATCCGTTTGGCCAAGAAGCTGCAGGATGATTTGGAAACCTGCCACATCCCCGGCAATAATTTTGACGGAATTCAAGCGGTATGGGAAAAAACGCTGGCGCGAGTATTGGCGTACAGGAAGTGA
- a CDS encoding NAD(P)-dependent malic enzyme, which produces MDIREKALKLHKDHQGKLAVSSKVPLRTREDLSVAYTPGVAEPCKEIEKDKDLSFEYTCRGNMVAIVSDGTRVLGLGDIGPEAAMPVMEGKAVLFKRFGDVDAVPICLNTKDPEKIIETVKLLQPTFAGINLEDISSPKCYDIEDRLKAQMNIPVFHDDQHGTAIAALAALVGALRLVKKDLKTARIVINGAGAAGSAIGRLLLSAGAENILMVDAQGILFAGMTGLNRIQELLSKTTNKNGMKGNLAEAVKGADALLGVSAPGVFTPAIIRSMNAGAIVFAMANPVPEISFQEAKDAGAAVAGTGRSDAPNQVNNVSVFPGIFRGAMDVRARQINEEMKIAAAYAIADLVSEDELRADYVIPDAFDERVTPAVAAAVAGAAIKTGVARIKLDPEEVRAKTLARIKLLKS; this is translated from the coding sequence ATGGACATACGGGAGAAGGCGCTGAAATTACATAAAGATCATCAAGGTAAATTGGCTGTTAGCAGTAAAGTTCCGTTACGCACCCGGGAGGACCTGAGCGTGGCCTATACCCCCGGCGTGGCGGAACCCTGCAAAGAGATCGAAAAGGACAAAGACTTGTCTTTCGAATACACCTGCCGGGGTAATATGGTCGCCATCGTCAGCGACGGGACAAGGGTGCTGGGACTGGGTGATATCGGCCCGGAGGCCGCCATGCCGGTTATGGAAGGCAAGGCCGTACTGTTTAAAAGGTTCGGAGACGTAGACGCGGTGCCTATTTGCCTCAACACCAAAGACCCGGAAAAAATTATTGAAACAGTGAAATTATTGCAGCCTACCTTCGCCGGCATTAATTTGGAGGATATATCCTCGCCGAAATGCTACGACATTGAGGATAGGCTGAAAGCACAGATGAACATTCCTGTTTTTCACGATGACCAGCATGGCACGGCCATTGCTGCTTTAGCCGCGCTTGTTGGCGCTCTCAGGCTGGTAAAAAAAGACTTGAAAACCGCTCGCATTGTAATAAACGGGGCCGGAGCGGCAGGCAGCGCTATCGGACGGCTGCTGCTCAGCGCCGGTGCGGAAAATATCCTCATGGTAGATGCCCAGGGCATTCTTTTTGCCGGTATGACCGGACTGAACCGCATCCAGGAATTGTTAAGCAAAACCACCAATAAAAACGGGATGAAGGGGAATCTGGCTGAGGCCGTGAAAGGAGCGGATGCACTTTTGGGCGTTTCCGCTCCGGGAGTCTTTACGCCGGCTATTATCCGCAGTATGAATGCCGGCGCCATCGTATTCGCCATGGCCAATCCGGTACCGGAGATCAGCTTTCAGGAGGCGAAAGACGCCGGCGCGGCAGTTGCCGGCACTGGACGATCCGACGCTCCCAACCAGGTCAACAACGTCAGCGTTTTCCCAGGAATCTTCCGTGGCGCCATGGACGTGCGCGCCCGGCAAATCAACGAGGAAATGAAGATTGCGGCTGCTTATGCTATTGCCGATCTTGTCTCCGAAGATGAATTGCGGGCAGATTATGTCATACCGGATGCTTTTGATGAGCGGGTGACCCCGGCGGTAGCGGCAGCGGTGGCCGGTGCAGCGATCAAAACCGGTGTTGCCCGCATTAAGTTGGATCCGGAGGAGGTCAGGGCAAAAACCCTTGCCCGCATAAAACTGTTGAAATCATAA